In candidate division KSB1 bacterium, the DNA window AGACAGATACCGAGCGTAATAGTCCCTTGGGCCCCATCACCTGTGATCCCGGGACTTGTTACCCGAAAAGAACCAGTAGTGTTTGATGGTGAGAAAGTAAATGTAACGAGGGCCGTAGTCCCTGTTGTAACGTCCCCGTCCGGGTCGGTATAATTAAAAACTATATTGAAGAGACTGGCAACACGCTGATCCGCCAGCGTACAGTTGGTTGCATCATTTAATTGCACCAAAGGCACTTGAAGATTGGAAAGCGTCGCTCCTGATAATTGCACTGCATTCACTGTCAGGGTTGTTTGGTCGCTGATTGCACCTTGCGTAGCGCCAATTGTTGCAGTTCCAGGACCTACACCAGTTGCCAAACCAGCGGAATTGATTGTAGCCACATTTTGGTCGCTGCTTGCCCAGGCAACCTGATTTGTGATATCACTCGTTGAATTGTCAGAGAAAGTACCCGTGGCAGTAAATGGTTGCGTTTGCCCAACATCGATTGTCGGATCTGTTGGAGCTATAGCAATCGACAGCAAAATCGGGTTTCCAGAGGTGAAGGTGAATTCAGTTATATCTAACGTGTCATCCACCGTATTTATTGTTCTAGTAAATGTTTCAGCTTGTGCGTCCGAACGCTGTATAACTACGGTCACAACAGTTGCACCTGTCCCGGAAAAATAGACGACTTGGACTTTGTAACGACCTGCGGGAGCTGTACCTGTCGCCCAAAAAATATTTTCCGGGCCAAATCCGTCTGTGTCGTCAAAATCTAGAGTACCGCCTGTCGGTGAAGTGCGGTTATTAAAATATATTCTGGTGTTGCTAGGGTCAATTACGTGGAGGTCCTGATCTGTAGGGGTATTCCAGGTTAAGGTTACCTGCACATCTCCACCGCCAAGCGCCTGAAGTGTCACCACAACCGGCTCAGTCCTAACTTCTCCGGGTGTTAGCGTTATAAGTGTGTTTCCGGCAAACACCAAATTGTCATCATCGAACGCTTTGATATCGATAAGAAAAATCTCCTGGTCGCCGTTTACAGGTATACTTAAATCACCTTCTGCGAATCGACCTTCAGCAGTTTGAACTATATCCAGATCCACGTTAACAACAGATTCGTTGCTGGAATTGATGACAGTAACTATGACCCGATCTACTATCTGAGATGACCTAATTACTTTATGCACAGCTCTTTGGTCGTTTCTCAAGTCGTGCCTTGATGAAAATGTCGAGATTTTGCTTTTTGAAGTATTAGGCGTGGAATTCACAAACACGGTGTTTAGAGCTATCTGGGCGCGACTGGAAGGGCTGGTCAACTGCTTGTCCGAGCTGCAGCCCATCCAGGTTGTCACAAGCAATAGCGTGATTAATAAAATAGAACCTCGCTTTCCTGTATTCATTTTTTAAAACCTCATTTCTTAATAAAAATTATTTAACTATTTTTCCTCCGTTCCTAACTGTGTTAAAACCTGAATGCAAATCCTCCGGTCAATTCATAACCGGTGACATCTGTTTTGCTGTCGGGCCCGGTGTTGAGACTTCCGGTTGAATAGATGAAGGTTGGGTCGAATGTGAAATTCCGGGACACTTTAAAAATCAGGCCGCCGCCGAAGCCATTGATATTAGCGCCGCCAACATCCTGGTTGTTGTCTCCATAAATTCGCGTCAGGTAGATAAATTTTAACCCGAAGTTACCGCCAAAAGGTGCGATCGCTGTGACCTTGACTTCAAACTCGTTGCCGTTCTGGATCAACGCCGCGTTAGTTGTCGTGTTGTCTTGTCTCGTTCTATTGCCGGCGGATAAAATGATAGGATTTAAGAATCCCAAAGTAAAAATAAGCCGACCGTTGATATAAAGCTTGTCGCCTGCCTGGTAAGGTGATAAAACGTTGGATTGATCTTCTGTATACATTGTATAAATCGCATCTCCCGTAAATTTTGCCGATCCGAAATTCTTGTCAGCGCCAATCGTGACATTAATTTCATCGCCTGGATCTATGGTGCCGCCCAGAGCATTGAGATTGTACTCGCCTCTTCGGGAAAATCCGACGCCAAACCCAAACACCCAGGAGCCAATTTCCCGGGCAAACGCAAGCCCGACATTCACATTAGAGCCAGTTCCGAAGTTACTCACCGGGTTAGCTAACGCCCTGTTGGCTGCGATGCTTGCTATAGTAAACTCTTCGTTATTTAACTCGGTTTTGCCGCTTGGAATCCCGAACCCAACTGTCAAGAGTACTTGATTATCCCCGATGATGTAAGAAGCTCTAACATAGGTGTCGGACAGACTGATAATTTTTTCGCCGTTGCTTGGGTCGCGGAGGCTTCCATCGTATATGCCGGCCCCGAAAGGCGAAGCCATGACGTCTAAGGCAAACCGCCGGCCCATCGGCATTGAATAAATCATCGGCAATGCCACCTCCAGAAATCCTGAGTCATCTTCAAACTCCCACAACTTGGCGTGAAAACCGAGCCTGAGATAGCGGTTTCTTATAAACTCCGAC includes these proteins:
- a CDS encoding Ig-like domain-containing protein, with the protein product MNTGKRGSILLITLLLVTTWMGCSSDKQLTSPSSRAQIALNTVFVNSTPNTSKSKISTFSSRHDLRNDQRAVHKVIRSSQIVDRVIVTVINSSNESVVNVDLDIVQTAEGRFAEGDLSIPVNGDQEIFLIDIKAFDDDNLVFAGNTLITLTPGEVRTEPVVVTLQALGGGDVQVTLTWNTPTDQDLHVIDPSNTRIYFNNRTSPTGGTLDFDDTDGFGPENIFWATGTAPAGRYKVQVVYFSGTGATVVTVVIQRSDAQAETFTRTINTVDDTLDITEFTFTSGNPILLSIAIAPTDPTIDVGQTQPFTATGTFSDNSTSDITNQVAWASSDQNVATINSAGLATGVGPGTATIGATQGAISDQTTLTVNAVQLSGATLSNLQVPLVQLNDATNCTLADQRVASLFNIVFNYTDPDGDVTTGTTALVTFTFSPSNTTGSFRVTSPGITGDGAQGTITLGICLVFSDDPSVRVTVSITDAGNRVSNATSVAIQKPEGANSPPGRQHFRKSDIKSTCTVSSKF